In Papaver somniferum cultivar HN1 chromosome 1, ASM357369v1, whole genome shotgun sequence, a genomic segment contains:
- the LOC113279134 gene encoding uncharacterized protein LOC113279134 isoform X3: MKTLSISSLKSHDYHVIMMYLLPVLLQHAFPRHKELRTTLHQISLYFRILCSKVLCKSDLEKARFMVAEAMCMLEKYFPASFFDICIHNMVHLADKALICGPVRFQWMYPFERAMKDCKNIPNNKRFIEGSISVSRLLQESVMGAMECMPNANDGNHKATWEAFLRPDAEFSDVGSMLKDKKVTLTNVQFVQIHREFCDTLLPILDSTGKEVTVDEVETQTKFIPWLVEKLVKEKKTDSVLWRLAQGPVGATEYIKYRVNCFVFSPRSYEEDRDTQDSGVCVEA, translated from the exons ATGAAAACGCTGAGTATCAGTAGCTTGAAATCACACGATTATCACGTCATTATGATGTATTTGCTTCCAGTTCTACTTCAACATGCTTTTCCTCGTCACAAAGAGTTGCGAACAACACTTCACCAAATCAGCTTGTATTTCAGAATTTTGTGTTCTAAAGTCTTGTGTAAAAGTGATCTCGAAAAGGCTCGATTCATGGTTGCCGAAGCAATGTGTATGCTTGAGAAGTACTTTCCAGCTTCCTTTTTTGATATCTGCATCCACAATATGGTTCATTTGGCAGATAAGGCTTTGATTTGTGGACCCGTCAGGTTTCAGTGGATGTATCCTTTTGAAAG GGCAATGAAGGACTGCAAAAACATACCAAATAACAAAAGATTCATTGAAGGGTCTATTTCAGTGTCCCGTCTTTTACAAGAGTCTGTTATGGGTGCGATGGAGTGCATGCCAAATGCAAACGATGGAAATCACAAAGCTACTTGGGAAGCCTTTTTAAGACCAGATGCGGAGTTCAGTGATGTGGGTTCTATGCTTAAAGATAAAAAAGTGACCCTAACCAATGTACAGTTTGTACAAATACATAG GGAGTTCTGTGACACCCTCTTACCGATCTTAGATTCTACTGGTAAGGAGGTCACGGTTGATGAGGTAGaaacacaaacaaagttcattccaTGGTTGGTTGAAAAG ctagtgaaagagaaaaaaacagaTTCGGTTTTGTGGAGATTGGCACAAGGTCCTGTTGGAGCGACAGAGTATATAAAATATCGCGTAAATTGTTTTGTGTTTTCTCCTAGATCTTATGAAGAAGACCGTGATACCCAAGATAGTGGTGTCTGCGTAGAGGCATAA
- the LOC113279134 gene encoding uncharacterized protein LOC113279134 isoform X1 has product MSNPVESVSNEQVREDVFPDLTPFIDAAFEVHGRNGGGVFIDDANGTEDDNEEPFEFEPDAQKRYEKYKKLAEQKLYPTCEGKVSTLSAIVELQNIKKQFGISGNCVTKLLEMIKVWLPEKNTMPSRYTEMKSIMLGLGMKCKAIHACPNHCILYYKEHEDATSCPQCKEPRFKVKQGKFGPKQTKEPSMVLRHFPVGERLKRYYSTPSISEEMTWHDRAEVSSEYMCHPVDSHQCALVKKKFPEFAKEGRNVWFGISTDGFNPHGTQNLSWICWPVILVMYNLPPSLCMKSEFQIMSLLIPGRKSPGQDIDVFLPPLVDELKDFWENGMKSL; this is encoded by the coding sequence ATGAGTAATCCAGTAGAGAGTGTTTCTAATGAGCAAGTTAGAGAAGATGTATTTCCAGATTTGACTCCTTTTATTGATGCTGCATTTGAAGTTCATGGAAGGAATGGTGGTGGTGTTTTCATCGATGATGCGAATGGGACAGAGGATGATAATGAGGAACCATTTGAGTTTGAACCAGATGCGCAAAAACGATACGAAAAGTACAAAAAATTGGCTGAACAGAAATTGTATCCTACTTGTGAAGGCAAGGTCAGTACACTCTCGGCGATCGTGGAGCTGCAGAATATAAAGAAACAGTTTGGAATATCAGGTAATTGTGTGACCAAATTGTTGGAAATGATAAAGGTATGGCTACCAGAAAAAAACACGATGCCCAGTAGATATACTGAGATGAAGTCAATTATGTTAGGTCTGGGTATGAAATGTAAGGCTATTCATGCGTGCCCAAATCATTGTATTTTGTACTATAAGGAGCATGAAGATGCAACAAGCTGTCCGCAATGTAAAGAACCAAGATTCAAGGTCAAACAAGGGAAATTTGGGCCAAAGCAGACAAAGGAACCTTCGATGGTGCTGAGACACTTTCCCGTTGGAGAAAGACTTAAGAGATATTATAGTACACCTTCGATATCTGAAGAAATGACATGGCATGATCGAGCTGAAGTTTCTAGTGAGTACATGTGTCATCCGGTAGATTCACATCAGTGCGCTTTAGTGAAAAAGAAATTTCCAGAGTTCGCAAAGGAGGGAAGAAATGTGTGGTTTGGAATTTCAACCGATGGGTTCAATCCGCATGGTACGCAGAATTTAAGCTGGATTTGTTGGCCTGTGATTTTGGTGATGTATAATCTTCCACCTTCATTGTGCATGAAATCTGAGTTTCAAATAATGTCGTTGTTGATCCCAGGGAGAAAGTCGCCTGGACAAGACATAGATGTGTTTCTACCACCACTAGTAGATGAACTGAAAGACTTTTGGGAGAATGGAATGAAAAGTTTATGA
- the LOC113279134 gene encoding uncharacterized protein LOC113279134 isoform X2, protein MKTLSISSLKSHDYHVIMMYLLPVLLQHAFPRHKELRTTLHQISLYFRILCSKVLCKSDLEKARFMVAEAMCMLEKYFPASFFDICIHNMVHLADKALICGPVRFQWMYPFERAMKDCKNIPNNKRFIEGSISVSRLLQESVMGAMECMPNANDGNHKATWEAFLRPDAEFSDVGSMLKDKKVTLTNVQFVQIHRWVLFRLNPSGLDAYYREFCDTLLPILDSTGKEVTVDEVETQTKFIPWLVEKLVKEKKTDSVLWRLAQGPVGATEYIKYRVNCFVFSPRSYEEDRDTQDSGVCVEA, encoded by the exons ATGAAAACGCTGAGTATCAGTAGCTTGAAATCACACGATTATCACGTCATTATGATGTATTTGCTTCCAGTTCTACTTCAACATGCTTTTCCTCGTCACAAAGAGTTGCGAACAACACTTCACCAAATCAGCTTGTATTTCAGAATTTTGTGTTCTAAAGTCTTGTGTAAAAGTGATCTCGAAAAGGCTCGATTCATGGTTGCCGAAGCAATGTGTATGCTTGAGAAGTACTTTCCAGCTTCCTTTTTTGATATCTGCATCCACAATATGGTTCATTTGGCAGATAAGGCTTTGATTTGTGGACCCGTCAGGTTTCAGTGGATGTATCCTTTTGAAAG GGCAATGAAGGACTGCAAAAACATACCAAATAACAAAAGATTCATTGAAGGGTCTATTTCAGTGTCCCGTCTTTTACAAGAGTCTGTTATGGGTGCGATGGAGTGCATGCCAAATGCAAACGATGGAAATCACAAAGCTACTTGGGAAGCCTTTTTAAGACCAGATGCGGAGTTCAGTGATGTGGGTTCTATGCTTAAAGATAAAAAAGTGACCCTAACCAATGTACAGTTTGTACAAATACATAGGTGGGTACTCTTTCGATTAAATCCTTCGGGTCTTGACGCCTATTATAG GGAGTTCTGTGACACCCTCTTACCGATCTTAGATTCTACTGGTAAGGAGGTCACGGTTGATGAGGTAGaaacacaaacaaagttcattccaTGGTTGGTTGAAAAG ctagtgaaagagaaaaaaacagaTTCGGTTTTGTGGAGATTGGCACAAGGTCCTGTTGGAGCGACAGAGTATATAAAATATCGCGTAAATTGTTTTGTGTTTTCTCCTAGATCTTATGAAGAAGACCGTGATACCCAAGATAGTGGTGTCTGCGTAGAGGCATAA